One genomic window of Elusimicrobiota bacterium includes the following:
- a CDS encoding O-antigen ligase family protein — MSFLNSFPLKNISFSKRDRGIGGITSLGVVVILVLGFGGKWGFADHLSKAILFFSAFFVLRHFRFKNILRHPASPWAMALCVWYFVAAFFSSSLTVSWTAVVGVWSIVILSMVGLLTWKSPHRLFLEGLVAFVVLLQTIFLLLGKFLVVPPLLVFPGNPQYVSFWLCAGFFLALARYFESPFFLKGEGVQKNVRRGVYLIVVVAAVVGVLLLPVRSSYLALFVGALVFGWVRFGRRGLLVVGFVFVFLLTILPQPVFENRIKTHDSRSYKRIDIWKSAFSALIDRPFFGWGPGKFENAYWVHEIPQNSDAVHFEMSTDRAHNELLQVFVETGIPGGVLALLCLVGVWNSFPQGSLSSGIKAAWAATTAFSMVNSPLVLPACGALFGLLVALAPPGRWVRDRSFLTSPKTGFRNLGLILLLLVGMGEFALALNEIIGSHRSQFLDSTNGREVEARRERAFHQLHLNSVKEESHGVAELRGLLRWNPHRAELWRDLAHSELDHRRPPDPEKAIVHYHKALSLRPHHAPWWVELGGVLVRKGDLPGALRAVRESFRLEPYYFDAMVSYGNLLRMDGRPQEALRWLDVLREKSESWPSFVSSDSGYRRTVLHRDENALEKTTALCQMDLKKYTEALGTLERIDPRDFERQSLEVGCLFFLGRIKEAERKIISAQLNDPEDSRWDEMLQRVREHPTAP, encoded by the coding sequence GTGTCTTTTCTTAACTCTTTCCCGCTAAAAAACATTTCATTCTCTAAACGTGACAGGGGTATCGGTGGAATCACGTCTCTTGGGGTTGTGGTCATTCTTGTTTTGGGGTTCGGGGGGAAGTGGGGTTTCGCTGATCATTTATCAAAAGCGATCCTTTTTTTTTCAGCCTTCTTCGTTTTACGCCATTTCCGATTTAAAAATATACTCCGTCATCCGGCGTCCCCTTGGGCCATGGCCCTTTGTGTTTGGTACTTCGTCGCCGCTTTTTTTTCTTCATCACTGACAGTATCTTGGACGGCTGTGGTTGGAGTGTGGAGCATCGTAATCCTATCGATGGTTGGACTTCTTACCTGGAAATCACCTCACCGATTATTCCTTGAAGGATTAGTGGCCTTCGTCGTTTTATTGCAAACAATTTTCCTCTTGTTGGGGAAGTTCTTGGTGGTTCCCCCTCTTTTGGTTTTCCCAGGGAACCCTCAATACGTATCCTTTTGGTTGTGCGCTGGGTTCTTCCTTGCCTTGGCCCGTTATTTCGAATCTCCTTTTTTTTTAAAAGGAGAGGGTGTTCAAAAAAATGTCAGACGCGGCGTTTATCTTATTGTTGTTGTGGCCGCCGTTGTTGGGGTTCTCCTTCTTCCTGTTAGGTCCTCCTATTTGGCTCTTTTTGTTGGGGCGTTGGTGTTTGGCTGGGTTCGGTTTGGCCGTCGAGGTTTGCTGGTGGTGGGATTTGTTTTTGTCTTCTTATTGACCATTCTTCCTCAACCCGTATTTGAAAATCGGATAAAAACCCATGATTCAAGAAGTTATAAGAGAATCGATATTTGGAAGTCGGCCTTTTCCGCTTTAATCGATCGTCCTTTTTTCGGTTGGGGACCGGGGAAGTTTGAGAACGCCTATTGGGTTCATGAAATCCCACAAAACTCTGATGCCGTTCATTTTGAGATGAGTACCGATAGGGCTCATAATGAACTGTTGCAGGTATTTGTTGAAACCGGTATCCCTGGAGGAGTCCTTGCCCTTCTGTGTCTGGTTGGGGTGTGGAATTCTTTTCCTCAGGGAAGTCTTTCTTCAGGGATCAAGGCGGCGTGGGCGGCAACAACGGCATTTTCTATGGTTAATTCACCACTCGTTCTCCCGGCCTGTGGGGCTCTCTTCGGACTCTTGGTTGCGTTGGCCCCTCCGGGGCGGTGGGTTCGTGATCGTTCTTTTTTAACGTCCCCCAAAACCGGGTTCAGGAATTTGGGCCTCATTCTTTTGTTGCTTGTCGGAATGGGAGAATTCGCCCTCGCGCTTAACGAAATCATTGGATCTCATCGTTCCCAATTTCTTGATTCAACGAACGGGCGAGAGGTGGAAGCCCGTCGGGAACGAGCGTTTCACCAGCTTCATTTGAATAGTGTGAAGGAAGAATCTCATGGTGTGGCCGAATTAAGGGGACTTCTTCGTTGGAATCCCCACCGCGCTGAGTTGTGGCGTGATTTAGCCCATAGTGAACTGGATCATCGTCGGCCCCCTGATCCAGAGAAGGCTATTGTCCATTATCATAAAGCGTTATCTCTTCGGCCTCACCACGCTCCTTGGTGGGTGGAACTTGGAGGTGTTTTGGTTCGGAAGGGGGATTTGCCGGGGGCTCTTCGGGCTGTGCGGGAGTCGTTCCGTCTTGAACCCTATTATTTTGACGCGATGGTGAGTTATGGAAATCTTCTGCGAATGGATGGACGGCCGCAAGAGGCTTTGCGGTGGCTGGATGTCCTGCGCGAGAAGTCAGAATCTTGGCCGTCGTTTGTGTCCTCGGACTCTGGTTACCGACGGACTGTTTTGCATCGGGATGAGAACGCTCTTGAGAAGACAACAGCCCTTTGTCAAATGGATCTGAAAAAATACACGGAAGCCCTGGGAACATTGGAACGAATTGATCCAAGAGACTTTGAACGGCAATCACTGGAAGTAGGATGCCTGTTTTTTCTCGGACGCATAAAAGAAGCTGAGAGAAAAATAATTTCCGCTCAACTTAATGATCCAGAAGACTCGCGTTGGGATGAGATGCTTCAACGGGTCCGGGAACACCCCACGGCTCCATGA
- a CDS encoding glycosyltransferase family 2 protein — MIHILLAAFNEEKAIGAVLNGVARALADGRYKVWVVDDGSTDGTLNILERWSQAVPLVIVRHKTNRGLGSALQTGFTALIPVLSPHDVVVTLDADNTHSPIQIPSLVQPVEDGRADLVVASRFVRGALSRGVPFIRRCLSVCASFLFRIFIPVQGLRDFTCGFRAIKGSLIKSGHEKWGSLVEEQGFAATAEILVKLRLFKPRIIEIPLILRYDRRVGFSKMRLGRTILRNFGVIFRFWCLDKP; from the coding sequence ATGATCCATATCCTCTTGGCGGCTTTCAATGAAGAAAAGGCCATCGGAGCCGTTCTTAACGGAGTGGCCCGGGCTTTGGCCGATGGGCGTTACAAGGTTTGGGTTGTTGACGATGGCTCAACGGATGGGACCCTCAACATCCTTGAACGGTGGAGTCAGGCTGTCCCTCTGGTGATTGTTCGTCATAAAACCAATAGGGGGTTGGGGAGCGCGCTCCAGACAGGATTCACGGCCTTAATCCCTGTTCTTTCTCCACACGACGTTGTGGTTACTCTTGATGCGGACAATACCCACTCACCCATACAGATTCCTTCCTTGGTGCAACCCGTTGAAGATGGACGGGCCGATCTGGTGGTGGCATCCCGATTCGTTCGGGGAGCTCTCAGTCGTGGGGTTCCTTTTATTCGTCGGTGTCTAAGTGTTTGCGCTTCTTTCCTCTTTCGGATTTTTATTCCTGTTCAGGGGCTTCGGGATTTTACCTGTGGGTTTCGAGCTATTAAAGGTTCGTTGATCAAATCTGGGCATGAAAAGTGGGGATCTCTTGTTGAGGAGCAGGGTTTTGCTGCTACGGCTGAAATTTTGGTCAAGTTGCGATTATTTAAACCCCGGATCATTGAAATACCCCTCATCCTTCGATACGATCGGAGGGTAGGGTTTAGTAAAATGCGGCTGGGGCGTACCATTTTGCGCAATTTCGGGGTCATTTTTCGATTTTGGTGCTTGGATAAGCCATGA
- a CDS encoding glycosyltransferase family 2 protein encodes MRTNSLDRKERENVIIAVLPAFNAEKTLENTLLKIPSGIVDEIILVDDASTDGTVPLARGLGLTVFCHEKNRGYGANQKSCYRMALDRRADIIVMIHPDNQYDSSLTPFLTGFVEKGVCDVMLGCRIRTRVESLAGGMPPYKYFFNRVLTMMENFILGQNLGETHSGFRAYGRKVLETIPWEKNSDDFVFDQQFLIQAVHFGFRLGDIPVPTRYEKLSSSIGFRRSVIYGLATLWTLIRFKLHQWRMFRCALFEPRSSFLEISK; translated from the coding sequence ATAAGGACGAATTCCTTGGATCGAAAGGAGAGGGAAAATGTAATTATTGCCGTACTTCCTGCTTTTAACGCAGAAAAGACGTTGGAAAATACACTTCTAAAAATTCCATCCGGTATTGTGGATGAAATCATCCTCGTTGATGATGCCTCAACAGATGGAACCGTTCCACTAGCGCGGGGGCTTGGGTTGACCGTTTTTTGTCATGAAAAGAACCGAGGCTATGGGGCCAATCAAAAGTCCTGTTACCGGATGGCTTTAGACCGAAGGGCTGATATCATTGTTATGATTCACCCGGACAATCAGTATGATTCAAGCCTTACGCCCTTTTTGACGGGTTTTGTTGAAAAAGGGGTGTGCGATGTGATGTTGGGGTGTCGCATTCGGACGCGTGTGGAGTCCTTGGCCGGGGGGATGCCCCCTTATAAATACTTCTTCAACCGAGTCTTAACGATGATGGAGAATTTTATTCTTGGCCAAAATCTGGGTGAAACACACAGCGGTTTTCGAGCTTACGGCCGGAAAGTGCTCGAAACCATTCCTTGGGAGAAGAATTCCGACGATTTTGTCTTCGATCAGCAGTTCCTGATACAAGCGGTTCATTTCGGTTTTCGGTTGGGCGACATTCCTGTCCCGACGCGATACGAGAAGTTGTCCTCATCCATTGGTTTTCGTCGGAGCGTTATTTATGGATTGGCAACACTCTGGACACTGATCCGGTTTAAGCTTCACCAATGGAGAATGTTTCGATGCGCCCTCTTCGAACCTCGATCTTCTTTTTTGGAGATTTCCAAATGA